In Streptomyces thermolilacinus SPC6, a single genomic region encodes these proteins:
- a CDS encoding DUF5997 family protein, which translates to MTSHRTPQTMKPATAAKKLGIYLEAAPAEFQEGSVSRDELNALQTDPPEWLRELRRNGPHPRPVVAARLGVSISGLARGGVTEALTTDQIEALKAENPEWLQKERATQAEVRKEAVRIKEKRAAGQDAAAAS; encoded by the coding sequence ATGACGTCGCACCGCACCCCCCAGACGATGAAGCCCGCGACCGCGGCGAAGAAGCTGGGGATCTACCTCGAGGCCGCCCCCGCAGAGTTCCAGGAGGGGTCCGTCTCGCGCGACGAGCTGAACGCCCTCCAGACCGACCCGCCCGAGTGGCTGCGCGAGCTGCGGCGCAACGGCCCGCACCCCCGGCCCGTGGTCGCGGCCCGGCTCGGCGTCTCCATCTCGGGCCTCGCCCGCGGCGGGGTCACCGAGGCGCTCACCACCGACCAGATCGAGGCCCTGAAGGCCGAGAACCCCGAGTGGCTCCAGAAGGAGCGGGCCACCCAGGCGGAGGTCCGCAAGGAGGCCGTCCGGATCAAGGAGAAGCGCGCCGCCGGACAGGACGCCGCCGCGGCCTCCTGA
- a CDS encoding LysR family transcriptional regulator substrate-binding protein: MTGTEAPSSFRLAYVPGATPAKWVRIWQERLPDVPLDLVAVSAAEAEDALRRGDADAGLVRLPVDRPYFSAIPLYTETTVVVVPKDHVIAAVDEVTAADLADEVVFHPLDDTLAWENPPGRPGFERPATTADAIELVAANVGLLIVPQSLARLHHRRDLTYRTVTDVPQSQVALAWPEERTTDRVEDFIGIVRGRTVNSTRGRKPAEEPKARRAPASGAGAGASQRRGGGGGKQQAGKPARRGGGGVSQGARRGKPRRRS, encoded by the coding sequence GTGACAGGCACGGAAGCACCCTCCTCGTTCAGGCTCGCGTACGTCCCGGGTGCGACACCCGCGAAGTGGGTGCGGATCTGGCAGGAGAGGCTGCCGGACGTGCCTCTGGACCTCGTGGCGGTGTCCGCCGCCGAGGCCGAGGACGCACTGCGCCGGGGCGACGCGGACGCCGGGCTCGTCCGGCTGCCGGTGGACCGTCCGTACTTCAGCGCGATCCCGCTGTACACGGAGACGACCGTCGTGGTCGTCCCCAAGGACCACGTGATCGCCGCCGTGGACGAGGTGACCGCCGCCGACCTCGCCGACGAGGTCGTGTTCCACCCGCTGGACGACACTCTCGCCTGGGAGAACCCGCCGGGTCGGCCCGGGTTCGAGCGGCCCGCGACGACGGCGGACGCCATCGAGCTGGTCGCGGCGAACGTGGGCCTGCTGATCGTGCCCCAGTCGCTGGCCCGCCTCCACCACCGCAGGGACCTCACGTACCGGACGGTCACGGACGTGCCCCAGTCGCAGGTGGCGCTCGCGTGGCCGGAGGAGCGGACGACGGACCGGGTGGAGGACTTCATCGGGATCGTGCGCGGACGGACGGTGAACAGCACCCGGGGCCGCAAGCCCGCCGAGGAGCCGAAGGCCAGGCGCGCCCCGGCCTCCGGCGCGGGAGCCGGTGCCTCCCAGCGGCGCGGCGGCGGTGGCGGGAAGCAGCAGGCGGGGAAGCCCGCACGGCGCGGCGGCGGTGGGGTCTCGCAGGGCGCCCGGCGGGGCAAGCCGCGCCGCCGTTCCTGA